The proteins below come from a single Rosa rugosa chromosome 2, drRosRugo1.1, whole genome shotgun sequence genomic window:
- the LOC133730765 gene encoding uncharacterized protein LOC133730765 produces MCTTNALVVAAVAEAEASSQTRRGGSRPGLAPNEERFRESRGKNMMEDYFVERPVFSEEEFRTQYRMGHNVFNRISSDLCRYDRYFVQKSDAAKKVGLLPQQKLICSLIMLAYGVGADQCAEYCRMAKSTAIEALKRFTRGIVNLYSAEYLRALTPADLRRLLAKAERRGFPGMIGSIDCMHWQWKNCPTGWAREYSGRKRVPTIILEAVASYDTWIWHAFFGMPGSCNDLNVLAKSPLFDELTTGRAPQIQFQVNNRIHNLGYYLADGIYPQWATFVKSIPRPTRPNDLKFSQAQEGYKKDVERCLAILQSCFSIVRVAARGWDREDLRYIMLTCIILHNMIFEDERPDDSDEDLESDEEEDNNMRPMFGKDRPVMTLILLVEMVIISTDSWIDTMPLEVQTVTQTFKKI; encoded by the coding sequence ATGTGTACGACTAATGCTCTTGTGGTAGCAGCAGTCGCTGAAGCTGAAGCTTCCTCTCAAACACGACGAGGGGGTTCTCGACCGGGGCTTGCACCGAATGAGGAGCGATTTAGGGAATCAAGAGGGAAAAACATGATGGAAGATTACTTTGTGGAGCGTCCAGTTTTCAGTGAAGAGGAATTCCGGACACAGTACAGGATGGGTCACAATGTTTTCAACCGCATCTCCAGTGACCTTTGTCGCTATGACCGGTACTTTGTCCAGAAATCAGATGCTGCAAAGAAAGTTGGACTACTTCCCCAGCAGAAGCTGATATGTTCCTTAATAATGCTTGCTTACGGTGTTGGGGCAGATCAATGCGCTGAGTATTGTCGGATGGCGAAATCTACCGCCATCGAGGCTCTGAAACGATTTACAAGAGGAATCGTTAATCTGTACTCAGCAGAATACCTCCGGGCTCTTACTCCGGCCGACCTCAGAAGACTTCTCGCCAAAGCTGAGAGAAGAGGCTTTCCTGGGATGATTGGAAGCATTGACTGCATGCACTGGCAATGGAAGAATTGCCCAACAGGTTGGGCTAGAGAATACAGCGGTCGAAAACGTGTGCCCACTATCATCCTCGAAGCAGTCGCATCTTATGACACATGGATATGGCATGCCTTCTTTGGAATGCCTGGATCATGCAACGACCTCAACGTGCTTGCTAAGTCTCCGTTGTTTGACGAGCTCACTACTGGTCGAGCCCCTCAGATCCAATTTCAAGTGAATAACAGAATTCACAATTTAGGCTACTATCTCGCTGATGGTATCTATCCGCAATGGGCGACTTTTGTGAAATCAATTCCAAGGCCTACACGACCCAATGATCTGAAGTTTTCCCAGGCTCAAGAGGGGTACAAGAAGGATGTGGAAAGATGTTTAGCCATTTTACAGTCGTGCTTTAGTATTGTTCGAGTAGCGGCTCGTGGTTGGGATAGAGAAGACCTTCGATACATCATGCTGACTtgtattatattacacaacatgatATTCGAGGATGAAAGACCAGATGACAGCGATGAGGATTTGGAGTccgatgaagaagaggataacAATATGAGGCCCATGTTTGGGAAGGACCGACCGGTGATGACTTTGATCCTGTTGGTAGAGATGGTTATTATTTCAACGGATTCATGGATCGATACGATGCCATTAGAAGTGCAAACAGTCACTCAAaccttcaagaagatctga